In Rhodococcus sp. OK302, one genomic interval encodes:
- a CDS encoding peptidoglycan DD-metalloendopeptidase family protein, with product MSKHSNSKASNTKRFIAVTAGLGSLVGAGVVVSAGTASAQGWSQSCSWEWPVEGSLSQGYHGGHDGVDFAVNVGTVLNAPTSGTISVAGPNDPGGYGTYIQLEADSGEQIQMGHLSETWVNVGQHVEVGAQIGATGNTGSSTGPHLHLRIHGAGAVDPMSFLKSVGACNTGSSSVVAPEPVAAPEPVAVVEPAPAVVPEPEAVSEPAPAVIPESAPEIAVAPEPAIATEIAPVFEPGPTEASPVESIPEAETVVSGEAVVVSAGDTLFDLGSARGLTWQEVWAMNPQIDHPDSIFVGDVINL from the coding sequence ATGAGTAAACACAGCAATAGCAAGGCTTCCAACACGAAACGATTTATCGCAGTCACTGCAGGATTGGGCTCGCTCGTAGGCGCCGGCGTGGTAGTGAGCGCTGGTACGGCCTCCGCACAAGGCTGGTCGCAAAGTTGCAGCTGGGAGTGGCCTGTTGAGGGATCGCTGTCGCAGGGCTACCACGGAGGACATGACGGCGTTGACTTCGCCGTCAACGTCGGAACCGTGCTCAATGCGCCGACCTCGGGCACAATTTCTGTTGCCGGACCGAATGATCCCGGCGGATATGGAACCTACATCCAGCTGGAAGCCGATTCAGGCGAGCAGATCCAGATGGGTCACCTCTCCGAAACCTGGGTCAATGTAGGGCAGCACGTGGAGGTCGGCGCGCAGATCGGGGCCACGGGTAACACCGGCAGCTCTACCGGACCACATTTGCATCTCCGCATTCACGGTGCCGGGGCGGTCGATCCCATGTCCTTCCTGAAATCGGTCGGCGCATGCAACACCGGTTCGAGTAGTGTCGTTGCACCTGAACCTGTGGCAGCACCTGAACCTGTGGCAGTGGTTGAACCCGCACCTGCAGTGGTACCTGAGCCTGAAGCAGTGTCTGAGCCTGCACCTGCAGTAATACCTGAATCCGCGCCTGAAATTGCAGTCGCACCTGAGCCTGCAATAGCAACTGAAATTGCTCCCGTTTTTGAGCCTGGTCCGACTGAGGCCTCACCGGTGGAGAGCATTCCGGAAGCGGAGACTGTTGTGTCGGGCGAAGCGGTCGTCGTTTCAGCCGGAGACACGTTGTTCGACCTCGGTTCAGCACGAGGGCTCACTTGGCAGGAAGTTTGGGCCATGAACCCGCAGATCGATCACCCCGACAGCATCTTCGTGGGCGACGTAATCAATCTGTAG
- a CDS encoding tRNA (adenine-N1)-methyltransferase codes for MANELQPEEITTEVDEVTQSAVADVPETDVPETDVSETSEIATDLEVVELAEPELTAPGKRPSGPFRVGDRVQLTDGKGRHYTIVLEANREYHTHKGGIVHNDLIGADEGSVVKSVNGTPYLALRPLLVDYVLSMPRGAQVIYPKDAAQIVHEGDVFPGARVLEAGAGSGALTCSLLRAVGPEGKVMSYEVRDDHAEHAVRNVETFFGERPPNWELTIADLADFDPDNHGGKVDRVVLDMLAPWDVLPAVANALVPGGVLIVYVATVTQLSKVVEAMREQECWTEPRSWESIVRGWHVVGLAVRPEHRMQGHTAFLISARRLAEGTVTPKPQRRAGKGSNTAAAK; via the coding sequence ATGGCGAACGAGCTGCAACCGGAAGAAATCACAACCGAAGTGGATGAGGTTACGCAGTCCGCTGTCGCCGATGTCCCTGAAACAGATGTCCCTGAAACAGATGTCTCTGAAACATCAGAAATTGCAACTGACCTCGAGGTCGTTGAGTTGGCTGAGCCCGAGCTCACCGCCCCCGGAAAGCGTCCGTCCGGACCGTTCCGTGTCGGCGACCGCGTCCAGCTGACGGACGGCAAGGGTCGTCACTACACGATCGTGCTCGAGGCCAACCGCGAGTACCACACCCACAAGGGTGGAATCGTGCACAACGATTTGATCGGTGCCGACGAGGGTAGCGTCGTCAAGTCGGTCAACGGCACCCCGTACCTGGCATTGCGCCCGTTGCTCGTCGACTACGTGCTGTCGATGCCCCGCGGCGCTCAGGTGATCTACCCGAAGGACGCGGCTCAGATCGTCCATGAGGGCGACGTCTTCCCCGGCGCTCGTGTGCTCGAAGCTGGTGCCGGTTCCGGCGCGCTGACATGTTCGTTGCTTCGTGCAGTCGGACCCGAGGGCAAGGTCATGTCCTACGAGGTCCGCGACGATCACGCCGAACACGCGGTTCGCAATGTCGAGACATTCTTCGGTGAGCGTCCCCCGAACTGGGAATTGACCATCGCGGATCTCGCGGACTTCGACCCGGATAACCACGGCGGCAAGGTCGATCGAGTTGTTCTCGACATGCTTGCACCGTGGGATGTTCTGCCGGCCGTGGCGAATGCTCTGGTTCCCGGCGGCGTTCTGATCGTCTACGTGGCGACCGTGACTCAGCTGTCGAAGGTCGTCGAGGCAATGCGTGAGCAGGAATGCTGGACGGAACCGCGCTCGTGGGAGTCCATCGTCCGCGGCTGGCATGTGGTCGGCTTGGCCGTGCGACCCGAGCACCGCATGCAGGGGCATACCGCGTTCCTGATCAGTGCGCGTCGTCTCGCCGAGGGAACTGTGACCCCGAAGCCGCAGCGTCGCGCGGGCAAGGGTTCCAACACGGCAGCAGCCAAATAG
- a CDS encoding thioesterase family protein, whose product MIDSSYYRFLGATEEGHERFASTQATVSNWGPTLQHGAPPSALLVRALERCGAREGTRLTRVVVEILGPIPIAEIEVRSWIERPGRKVELIVAELWASAPDGSSRAVARGTAWRMETTDTADVVHVVDPPLEPRESGKSVDLTGMWKGGYLDTLDWSWIAEIGCAGTGKVWAKPNPALVEGEELTALERLFVIADISNGVGAKLDPDHWTFLNTDLTVHIFRVPEGEWIGVSAETTTGPDGVGMCAGVLYDELGAVGRIAQTLLIRARS is encoded by the coding sequence ATGATCGACAGTTCGTACTACCGCTTTCTGGGCGCTACCGAGGAAGGCCACGAGCGGTTTGCGAGTACGCAGGCCACGGTAAGCAACTGGGGACCAACGCTCCAGCACGGCGCTCCCCCGTCGGCACTTCTGGTGCGCGCGCTCGAGCGTTGCGGTGCCCGCGAGGGAACCCGCCTGACGCGGGTTGTCGTGGAGATTCTCGGACCGATCCCCATTGCGGAGATCGAGGTTCGCTCCTGGATCGAACGTCCCGGCCGCAAAGTCGAATTGATCGTTGCCGAACTGTGGGCGAGCGCTCCGGACGGGTCCTCACGCGCAGTGGCCCGCGGTACGGCGTGGCGCATGGAAACCACGGACACTGCCGACGTCGTACACGTGGTGGATCCGCCACTGGAACCACGCGAGAGCGGAAAATCCGTCGACCTCACCGGCATGTGGAAGGGTGGCTACCTGGACACCCTCGACTGGTCCTGGATCGCCGAAATCGGTTGCGCGGGAACCGGAAAGGTCTGGGCAAAGCCCAATCCTGCGCTAGTCGAAGGCGAGGAGTTGACGGCTCTCGAACGCCTCTTCGTCATCGCCGACATCTCCAACGGCGTCGGAGCAAAACTCGATCCCGACCACTGGACCTTCCTCAACACCGATCTGACCGTCCATATTTTCCGGGTACCGGAAGGTGAATGGATCGGAGTATCCGCTGAAACAACCACCGGGCCCGACGGCGTCGGTATGTGCGCCGGAGTGCTCTACGACGAGCTGGGCGCAGTCGGCCGCATCGCCCAGACATTGCTGATTCGCGCCCGTTCCTGA
- a CDS encoding RecB family exonuclease: MSSAELPAPSQTGATSQERPRSRPALSPSRAGDYKQCPLLYRFRAVDRIPEAPTRAQVRGTVVHAALEALFGLPTGERVPDRAAELVKPAWERVSTESPEVAELISADNLDEFLAEVGKLVQTYYTLEDPTRFDAEACEVYVETELDNGVPLRGFVDRIDVASTGEVRVVDYKTGKAPREFTESKAMFQMKFYALVLLRTRGIVPAQLRLIYLASGSILTYAPDHDELVRFERTLSAIWKAILEAGASGDFRPKPGKLCDWCNHKALCPAFGGTPPPYPGWPDLLSTEVVAAKENT; encoded by the coding sequence GTGAGCTCTGCAGAACTGCCAGCCCCCTCCCAAACGGGTGCAACGTCACAGGAGCGCCCGCGCAGCCGGCCCGCACTGTCTCCTTCGCGTGCAGGTGACTACAAACAATGCCCGTTGCTCTACCGGTTCCGGGCCGTCGACCGAATCCCCGAAGCTCCCACACGAGCGCAGGTCAGAGGCACTGTTGTTCATGCTGCCCTCGAAGCACTGTTCGGATTACCCACGGGCGAGCGTGTTCCGGATCGTGCAGCCGAATTGGTAAAGCCTGCGTGGGAGCGCGTGAGCACCGAATCTCCCGAGGTAGCAGAGTTGATTTCCGCCGACAATCTTGACGAGTTTCTCGCCGAAGTAGGCAAGTTGGTCCAGACGTATTACACCCTCGAAGATCCGACGCGTTTCGACGCCGAAGCCTGCGAGGTCTACGTAGAAACCGAACTCGACAACGGTGTACCGCTGCGCGGATTCGTCGATCGGATCGACGTCGCATCCACCGGAGAGGTCCGGGTGGTCGACTACAAGACCGGCAAGGCGCCCCGCGAGTTCACGGAGTCCAAAGCGATGTTCCAGATGAAGTTCTATGCGCTGGTTCTCCTACGGACCCGCGGAATCGTCCCGGCTCAATTGCGCCTGATCTACCTGGCCTCGGGATCGATCCTCACGTACGCGCCTGATCACGACGAACTCGTTCGGTTCGAACGCACACTGTCGGCAATCTGGAAGGCGATCCTGGAGGCAGGTGCGAGCGGAGACTTCCGCCCCAAGCCTGGCAAACTGTGCGATTGGTGCAATCACAAGGCCCTGTGCCCCGCCTTTGGCGGCACCCCACCGCCGTACCCGGGTTGGCCCGATCTACTCAGCACCGAAGTTGTTGCTGCAAAGGAGAATACGTAG
- the arc gene encoding proteasome ATPase codes for MSSTENPDSVAAAEELHALRVELQVLRRQLAQSPEQVRELESKLDSLAIRNGKLMDTLKEARQQLIALREEVDRLGQPPSGYGVLLAVHEDKTVDVFTSGRKMRLTCSPNIDTETLALGQTVRLNEALTIVEAGTYEQVGEISTLREVLDDGLRALVVGHADEERIVWLAAPLAAVFADPQADIIAYDADSPTRKLRPGDSLLVDSKAGYAFERIPKAEVEDLVLEEVPDVHYDDIGGLGRQIEQIRDAVELPFLHKDLFHEYSLRPPKGVLLYGPPGCGKTLIAKAVANSLAKKIAEARGQDSKDAKSYFLNIKGPELLNKFVGETERHIRMIFQRAREKASEGTPVIVFFDEMDSIFRTRGSGVSSDVETTVVPQLLSEIDGVEGLENVIVIGASNREDMIDPAILRPGRLDVKIKIERPDAESAQDIFSKYLVDKLPINADDLAEFGGDRTACLKAMIVRVVDRMYAESEENRFLEVTYANGDKEVLFFKDFNSGAMIQNIVDRAKKYAIKSVLDTGAPGLRVQHLFDSIVDEFAENEDLPNTTNPDDWARISGKKGERIVYIRTLVTGKNASASRAIDTESNTGQYL; via the coding sequence ATGAGCTCGACAGAGAACCCGGATTCGGTTGCGGCAGCAGAAGAGCTTCACGCGTTACGAGTGGAACTTCAGGTTCTGCGCCGTCAGCTTGCACAGTCACCGGAGCAGGTGCGGGAGTTGGAGTCGAAACTTGACTCGCTCGCCATCCGCAACGGCAAGTTGATGGACACGCTGAAAGAAGCTCGCCAGCAGCTCATCGCGCTGCGCGAAGAAGTCGACAGACTCGGGCAGCCGCCCAGCGGCTACGGAGTACTCCTCGCGGTCCACGAGGATAAGACTGTCGACGTGTTCACCTCTGGCCGCAAGATGCGGCTGACGTGCTCACCGAACATTGACACTGAAACCCTCGCGCTCGGGCAGACGGTGCGACTCAACGAGGCGCTCACCATCGTCGAGGCCGGAACGTACGAGCAGGTCGGTGAGATCAGCACGTTGCGTGAAGTGCTCGACGACGGCCTGCGTGCACTGGTCGTCGGACACGCGGACGAGGAGCGGATCGTGTGGCTCGCGGCGCCGCTGGCCGCTGTCTTCGCGGATCCCCAGGCCGACATCATCGCCTACGACGCGGATTCTCCAACCCGCAAACTCCGACCCGGCGACTCGCTCCTTGTCGACTCCAAGGCCGGGTATGCCTTCGAACGCATCCCCAAGGCGGAGGTCGAGGACTTGGTCCTCGAAGAAGTTCCGGACGTTCACTACGACGACATCGGTGGTCTCGGTCGTCAGATCGAGCAGATTCGCGACGCCGTCGAATTGCCCTTCCTGCACAAGGATCTGTTCCACGAGTACTCGCTCCGGCCGCCGAAGGGAGTACTGCTCTACGGACCGCCCGGTTGTGGAAAGACGCTCATCGCGAAGGCCGTTGCCAACTCGTTGGCTAAGAAGATCGCCGAAGCCCGCGGACAGGACAGCAAGGACGCCAAGTCCTACTTCCTGAACATCAAGGGACCGGAACTTCTCAACAAGTTCGTCGGTGAAACCGAGCGTCACATTCGGATGATCTTTCAGCGTGCGCGCGAGAAGGCTTCCGAAGGTACCCCCGTCATCGTGTTCTTCGACGAGATGGACTCGATCTTCCGGACCCGCGGTTCGGGTGTTTCCTCCGACGTGGAGACGACGGTCGTTCCGCAGTTGCTCAGTGAGATCGATGGCGTCGAAGGTCTCGAGAATGTCATCGTGATCGGTGCGTCCAACCGCGAAGACATGATCGACCCTGCCATCCTGCGTCCGGGCCGACTCGACGTGAAGATCAAGATCGAGCGTCCCGACGCCGAATCCGCTCAGGATATTTTCTCGAAGTACCTGGTGGACAAATTGCCGATCAACGCCGACGACCTCGCCGAGTTCGGTGGAGACCGTACGGCGTGCCTCAAGGCAATGATCGTGCGCGTCGTCGATCGGATGTACGCGGAGAGTGAGGAGAATCGGTTCCTCGAAGTCACCTACGCCAACGGTGACAAGGAAGTTCTTTTCTTCAAGGACTTCAACTCGGGTGCCATGATCCAGAACATCGTCGACCGTGCCAAGAAGTACGCAATCAAGTCGGTCCTCGACACCGGTGCACCCGGGTTGCGGGTTCAGCATCTCTTCGATTCGATTGTCGACGAGTTCGCCGAGAATGAAGATCTGCCTAACACCACCAATCCTGATGACTGGGCACGTATTTCAGGAAAGAAGGGGGAGCGGATCGTCTACATTCGCACCCTCGTCACCGGCAAGAATGCCAGTGCCAGCCGCGCAATCGACACGGAGTCGAACACGGGTCAGTATCTGTAG